A single genomic interval of Streptomyces showdoensis harbors:
- a CDS encoding GntR family transcriptional regulator, whose protein sequence is MDALRPVGRTLLRDRAYEALREAIVRGELAPGSVVKDAELAARLGLSRAPVREALARLGDEGLVETKPQSYTRVTRLVSRVVRDAASVVRVMHELAARTAVPLLGPEGIRAMREANERFAAAVRSADVEAALRADDELHDVLVGASGNHAVAATIDRYTPLIRRVERRLFGDAGSCGSTELHARLIDACEAGDTEEAVRVTTEIWRALEELADEATDPPDRL, encoded by the coding sequence ATGGACGCCTTACGGCCGGTGGGCCGGACCCTGCTGCGCGACCGCGCGTACGAGGCACTGCGCGAGGCCATCGTGCGCGGTGAACTCGCGCCCGGCTCCGTGGTCAAGGACGCCGAGCTCGCCGCCCGCCTCGGCCTCTCGCGCGCCCCGGTGCGCGAGGCACTGGCCCGGCTCGGCGACGAGGGCCTGGTCGAGACCAAGCCGCAGAGCTACACCCGGGTCACCCGGCTGGTCAGCCGGGTGGTCCGGGACGCCGCCTCCGTGGTGCGGGTGATGCACGAACTCGCCGCCCGCACCGCCGTACCGCTGCTCGGACCCGAGGGCATCCGGGCGATGCGCGAGGCCAACGAGCGGTTCGCCGCGGCCGTGCGCTCCGCGGACGTCGAGGCCGCCCTGCGCGCCGACGACGAACTCCACGACGTGCTCGTCGGCGCGAGCGGCAACCACGCGGTGGCCGCCACCATCGACCGCTACACGCCCCTGATCCGCCGGGTCGAGCGCCGCCTCTTCGGGGATGCCGGCAGCTGCGGTTCCACGGAGCTCCACGCGCGCCTGATCGACGCGTGCGAGGCGGGCGACACGGAGGAGGCGGTGCGGGTGACGACGGAGATATGGCGGGCCCTCGAAGAGCTCGCCGACGAGGCGACGGACCCGCCGGACCGGCTCTAG
- a CDS encoding AraC family transcriptional regulator, producing the protein MDEAREEIDARYYANFMDVIDAGERPFAARFDTVGLGSLMIGDLSCGADVRMRFGELGAFHVNAPMSGTMELRQGGGGSRLLATSGEAVLLDPAGDTFLDRWSGDCRVLSVKIDATALHERLEQLIGRPPRGRLAFGAGLDITSGPGLSWVTFARQVAAGALAGDGLATHELVSRPLQEALLNGLLLAAEHPWRDELAHPGGPARPGPVKRVMDAVRARPEHPFTSTELAALARVSVRRLQESFREYVGMSPMAYVREVRLERVHEELRAGAPDGLSVTEVAWRWGFAHPGRFAARYRERFGESPSATLRR; encoded by the coding sequence GTGGACGAGGCGCGCGAGGAGATCGACGCGCGCTATTACGCCAACTTCATGGACGTCATCGACGCGGGGGAGCGCCCCTTCGCCGCGCGCTTCGACACCGTCGGGCTGGGGTCGCTGATGATCGGCGACCTGAGCTGCGGCGCCGACGTCCGGATGCGCTTCGGCGAGCTGGGCGCGTTCCACGTCAACGCCCCGATGAGCGGGACCATGGAGCTGCGCCAGGGCGGCGGCGGGAGCCGGCTGCTGGCCACCAGCGGGGAGGCGGTGCTGCTCGACCCGGCGGGGGACACCTTCCTCGACCGGTGGAGCGGGGACTGCCGCGTCCTCTCGGTGAAGATCGACGCGACCGCGCTGCACGAGCGGCTGGAGCAGCTGATCGGGCGCCCGCCGCGCGGCCGGCTCGCCTTCGGCGCCGGGCTCGACATCACCAGCGGCCCGGGGCTGAGCTGGGTGACCTTCGCCCGGCAGGTGGCGGCCGGGGCGCTCGCCGGGGACGGCCTGGCCACCCACGAGCTGGTCTCCCGGCCGCTCCAGGAGGCGCTGCTCAACGGGCTGCTGCTGGCCGCCGAGCACCCGTGGCGGGATGAGCTCGCCCACCCGGGCGGGCCCGCCCGGCCCGGGCCGGTGAAGCGGGTGATGGACGCGGTGCGGGCCCGCCCCGAGCACCCCTTCACCAGCACCGAACTGGCCGCCCTCGCCCGGGTGAGCGTGCGCCGGCTCCAGGAGTCGTTCCGGGAGTACGTGGGGATGTCCCCGATGGCGTACGTGCGCGAGGTGCGCCTGGAGCGGGTCCACGAGGAGCTGCGAGCGGGCGCGCCGGACGGGCTGAGCGTGACCGAGGTGGCCTGGCGCTGGGGTTTCGCCCATCCGGGCCGGTTCGCGGCGCGGTACCGCGAGCGCTTCGGCGAGTCCCCCTCGGCCACCCTGCGCCGCTGA
- a CDS encoding TerD family protein translates to MTAMTPGSNIPLTAARVAVDVAAPVRLDVSGLLLGADGKVRSDDDFIFYNQPAGPGVSYRSGGGSAPDAIVVDTGAVPAGVEKIVVTASPDAAGQTFQGIEPTATLRNADDGSVLATFTPPRLGTETALVVMEIYLRGGAWKARAVGQGYANGLAGIATDFGVSVDEEPTPAAAQAPAAPVAPAPVAPAPAVVPPAPAAPPAAPAPAPVGTGKINLDKGRVSLQKNQTVSLVKGGRPLLSQVKMGLGWEPAYRGKDIDLDASVIAYGPQRNHLDSCYFGKLSILNGSIKHSGDNLTGEGAGDDEVIVVDLGRLPADATGLVFTVNSFSGQKFTEVAKAYCRLIDAATGEELVRFDLTTAEPQTGVMMAKLIKQFSGEWEMTAMGEFVKSRTVRGMVKPAAQAL, encoded by the coding sequence ATGACCGCAATGACCCCCGGCTCGAACATCCCTCTCACCGCCGCGCGCGTGGCGGTGGACGTCGCCGCGCCCGTGCGGCTCGACGTGTCGGGCCTGCTGCTCGGCGCCGACGGCAAGGTGCGCTCGGACGACGACTTCATCTTCTACAACCAGCCCGCCGGGCCCGGTGTCAGCTACCGCTCCGGCGGCGGCAGCGCCCCGGACGCGATCGTGGTGGACACCGGAGCCGTCCCGGCCGGGGTCGAGAAGATCGTCGTGACCGCCAGCCCCGACGCCGCCGGCCAGACCTTCCAGGGCATCGAGCCCACGGCCACGCTGCGCAACGCGGACGACGGCAGCGTGCTCGCCACGTTCACCCCGCCGCGGCTCGGGACCGAGACCGCCCTCGTGGTCATGGAGATCTATCTGCGCGGCGGCGCCTGGAAGGCCCGCGCGGTCGGCCAGGGCTACGCGAACGGGCTGGCCGGGATCGCCACCGACTTCGGCGTCAGCGTCGACGAGGAGCCGACGCCCGCCGCGGCCCAGGCCCCCGCCGCGCCGGTCGCCCCCGCCCCGGTCGCCCCCGCGCCGGCCGTGGTCCCGCCGGCCCCGGCGGCGCCGCCCGCGGCCCCCGCCCCGGCTCCCGTCGGCACCGGGAAGATCAACCTGGACAAGGGCCGGGTCAGCCTGCAGAAGAACCAGACCGTCTCCCTGGTCAAGGGCGGCCGCCCGCTGCTCTCCCAGGTCAAGATGGGCCTCGGCTGGGAGCCCGCCTACCGCGGCAAGGACATCGACCTCGACGCCTCGGTCATCGCCTACGGCCCCCAGCGCAACCACCTGGACAGCTGCTACTTCGGCAAGCTGTCCATCCTCAACGGCTCGATCAAGCACTCCGGCGACAACCTGACCGGCGAGGGCGCGGGCGACGACGAGGTCATCGTGGTCGACCTGGGCCGGCTGCCCGCCGACGCCACCGGCCTGGTCTTCACCGTCAACTCCTTCTCCGGCCAGAAGTTCACCGAGGTCGCCAAGGCCTACTGCCGGCTGATCGACGCCGCCACCGGCGAGGAGCTGGTCCGCTTCGACCTCACCACGGCCGAGCCGCAGACCGGCGTGATGATGGCCAAGCTCATCAAGCAGTTCAGCGGCGAGTGGGAGATGACGGCGATGGGCGAGTTCGTGAAGTCGCGGACCGTCCGGGGCATGGTGAAGCCCGCCGCCCAGGCCCTCTGA
- a CDS encoding peptidoglycan D,D-transpeptidase FtsI family protein — translation MNKTIRRASVFSLLLVLALLGRATWVQAYEGKALADDKKNRRNTIAQYAQPLGNIIVAGSPVTGSKETKGGDLAYKRDYTDGKLYAAVTGYSSQAYGATQLEGIYSDVLDGTDTRLKNPLDAVTRKQAEPGSVLTTIDPAVQKAGYKALGNKKGAAVAIDPKTGRVLGMVSTPSYDPSKIAGLTDGEVWKQLTEDEDKPLVNRALRQPLPPGSTFKLVVAAAGLEEGLYGSVDTPTRSPNPYKLPGSTRYLENENPSAPCENATLRTALQYSCNNVFAKLAVDLGQDKVKAMAEKFGFNDKELDLPVRAYASVYPSGMDKAQTALTGIGQFDVTATPLQMAMVSAAIANDGLMASPHMVSEVVDSDGDALKSFKDGDTKRIVSSATAEQLRSAMQTVVDKGTGSNAAIDGMEVGGKTGTAQHGENNSKTPYAWFTSYGKDPATGKEIAVAVLIEDSGAARSEVSGNGLAAPVAQKMMKAWLK, via the coding sequence ATGAACAAGACGATCAGGCGCGCCTCGGTCTTCTCGCTGCTCCTGGTGCTGGCCCTGCTGGGCCGGGCCACCTGGGTACAGGCGTACGAAGGCAAGGCCCTCGCGGACGACAAGAAGAACCGGCGGAACACCATCGCGCAGTACGCGCAGCCGCTCGGGAACATCATCGTGGCCGGTTCGCCGGTCACCGGTTCTAAGGAGACGAAGGGCGGCGACCTCGCGTACAAGCGCGACTACACCGACGGGAAGCTCTACGCGGCGGTCACCGGGTACAGCTCCCAGGCCTACGGCGCGACCCAGCTGGAGGGGATCTACTCCGACGTCCTGGACGGCACCGACACCCGGCTGAAGAACCCGCTGGACGCGGTCACCCGCAAGCAGGCGGAGCCCGGCTCCGTCCTCACGACGATCGACCCCGCCGTGCAGAAGGCCGGCTACAAGGCGCTCGGGAACAAGAAGGGCGCCGCGGTCGCCATCGACCCGAAGACGGGCCGCGTCCTCGGCATGGTCTCGACGCCCTCGTACGACCCCTCGAAGATCGCCGGGCTCACCGACGGCGAGGTATGGAAGCAGCTCACCGAGGACGAGGACAAGCCGCTGGTCAACCGGGCGCTGCGGCAGCCGCTGCCGCCGGGCTCGACCTTCAAGCTGGTCGTCGCGGCGGCCGGCCTGGAGGAAGGGCTGTACGGCTCGGTGGACACGCCGACGCGCAGCCCCAACCCGTACAAGCTGCCCGGCTCGACCCGCTACCTGGAGAACGAGAACCCCTCGGCGCCCTGCGAGAACGCCACCCTCCGCACCGCGCTGCAGTACTCCTGCAACAACGTCTTCGCCAAGCTCGCGGTCGACCTCGGCCAGGACAAGGTGAAGGCGATGGCGGAGAAGTTCGGCTTCAACGACAAGGAGCTGGACCTGCCCGTCCGGGCCTACGCCAGCGTCTACCCGTCCGGCATGGACAAGGCGCAGACCGCGCTGACCGGCATCGGCCAGTTCGACGTGACGGCCACCCCGCTCCAGATGGCCATGGTGTCGGCGGCCATCGCCAACGACGGCCTGATGGCGAGCCCCCACATGGTCTCCGAGGTCGTCGACTCCGACGGCGACGCCCTGAAGTCCTTCAAGGACGGGGACACGAAGCGGATCGTCTCCTCCGCGACGGCGGAGCAGCTGCGCAGCGCGATGCAGACGGTGGTCGACAAGGGCACCGGCTCCAACGCGGCGATCGACGGCATGGAGGTCGGCGGCAAGACGGGCACCGCGCAGCACGGCGAGAACAACAGCAAGACGCCGTACGCCTGGTTCACCTCCTACGGCAAGGACCCGGCGACCGGCAAGGAGATCGCGGTGGCGGTGCTGATCGAGGACTCGGGCGCGGCGCGCTCCGAGGTCAGCGGCAACGGCCTGGCGGCGCCGGTGGCGCAGAAGATGATGAAGGCCTGGCTGAAGTGA
- a CDS encoding MFS transporter, with protein sequence MRLPLYLCAVLVSGFGTTAMWLVSGIWVKSLTGSDSLAALTAFALWAPALLGPVLGGLVDRVPRRPLLVTVNLAMAAVLPLLLWVDRADRVWLLFLVLFVYGTQGALVEAAEAALAAGALDPERLGSFNGLRLTVNEAVKLVAPLVAAGLFARYGGGPVALLDAATFALAAGVFALLRVREARIPAAEERGRVADGVRPLRESPVLRALVGAGGFTMFLAGLNGAAIYTVVDRGLGHSPAYAGVLYAVQGAGSVAAGLVAGPLLRRVPERVLAAAGLALFALGAAARALPYDGVALAASGVVGVGLPWVLIAAMTAVQRGVPPEVVGRAAGTANTLVFVPNAVALAVGAGLVAVVDVRVLLPVVGVAGLAGAAALAFAPGARGTLVPRERASVS encoded by the coding sequence ATGCGTCTTCCTCTCTACCTCTGCGCCGTCCTCGTCTCCGGGTTCGGCACCACCGCGATGTGGCTGGTCTCCGGGATCTGGGTGAAGTCCCTGACCGGCTCCGACTCCCTCGCGGCCCTCACCGCCTTCGCCCTCTGGGCGCCCGCGCTGCTCGGCCCGGTGCTGGGCGGGCTCGTCGACCGGGTGCCCCGGCGGCCGCTGCTGGTCACGGTGAACCTCGCCATGGCAGCCGTGCTGCCGTTGCTGCTGTGGGTGGACCGGGCCGACCGGGTGTGGCTGCTGTTCCTCGTGCTGTTCGTGTACGGGACGCAGGGCGCGCTCGTCGAGGCGGCGGAGGCGGCGCTCGCCGCGGGCGCCCTCGACCCGGAGCGGCTCGGTTCCTTCAACGGGCTGCGGCTGACCGTGAACGAGGCCGTGAAGCTGGTCGCCCCGCTGGTCGCCGCCGGGCTCTTCGCCCGGTACGGCGGCGGGCCGGTCGCGCTGCTCGACGCGGCGACGTTCGCGCTGGCGGCGGGCGTCTTCGCGCTGCTGCGGGTGCGGGAGGCCCGGATCCCGGCGGCGGAGGAGCGCGGCCGGGTCGCGGACGGGGTCCGGCCGCTGCGGGAATCGCCGGTGCTGCGGGCCCTCGTGGGGGCGGGCGGCTTCACCATGTTCCTGGCCGGGCTCAACGGCGCCGCGATCTACACCGTGGTGGACCGGGGGCTCGGGCACTCCCCCGCGTACGCCGGTGTGCTGTACGCCGTGCAGGGCGCGGGTTCGGTGGCGGCGGGGCTGGTGGCGGGGCCGCTGCTGCGGCGGGTGCCGGAGCGGGTGCTCGCGGCGGCCGGCCTGGCCCTGTTCGCCCTGGGGGCCGCCGCCCGGGCGCTGCCGTACGACGGCGTGGCTCTGGCGGCGAGCGGGGTGGTCGGGGTGGGGCTGCCCTGGGTGCTGATCGCCGCGATGACGGCGGTCCAGCGGGGCGTGCCGCCCGAGGTGGTGGGGCGGGCCGCGGGCACCGCGAACACCCTGGTCTTCGTGCCGAACGCGGTGGCGCTGGCGGTGGGCGCCGGTCTGGTCGCGGTGGTGGACGTGCGGGTGCTGCTGCCGGTGGTGGGCGTGGCGGGGCTCGCGGGCGCGGCGGCGCTGGCCTTCGCCCCCGGGGCCCGGGGGACGCTCGTGCCGCGCGAGCGCGCCTCCGTCAGCTGA
- a CDS encoding alkaline phosphatase PhoX, whose translation MSLNRREFAKKSAATGAGLALTGAVGTLATAPEALAADDPQEFAAEGHGEGHGHGHGHGHRLGYGELVPDPDGVLALPEGFTYRVITHSGVTRLESGEFTPSNHDGTATFAGRRGTTYLVNNHELKGPRANWAHPVPLTEGLVYDPAAAGGCTVVEVHRDGTVAEWVGIAGTSTNCAGGRTPWGTWLTCEETEDLAGKNGMTKDHGYVFEVDPHDHRANRNPKPVKAFGRYAHEAVVIDPKRGHAYLTEDASGPNGLLFRWVPPKGFEHGRGRLGTLADDAGVLQAFKCFDSAGRFVDDLSRATKTGTVYGVDWVDVPDRDARKTPVRKQFGPGEVTRARKLEGMWWADGGTYIVSSYAREESPGAAHDGQVWFYDPKRRTLTLQVLLGVNATPDQDGAFDGPDNITVSPYGGIVIAEDGEGVQHLFGATESGRTYPIARNDLNDSEFTGVVFSPDGDTLFANIQDPGIMLAITGPWRRQPRR comes from the coding sequence ATGTCTCTCAACCGCAGAGAGTTCGCCAAGAAGTCCGCAGCCACCGGCGCCGGCCTCGCGCTCACCGGCGCCGTCGGCACGCTGGCCACCGCGCCCGAGGCGCTGGCCGCCGACGACCCGCAGGAGTTCGCGGCCGAGGGCCACGGCGAGGGCCACGGGCACGGGCACGGCCACGGCCACCGGCTGGGCTACGGCGAGCTGGTCCCGGACCCGGACGGCGTCCTCGCCCTGCCCGAGGGCTTCACGTACCGCGTCATCACCCACAGCGGCGTCACCCGCCTGGAGAGCGGCGAGTTCACGCCCTCCAACCACGACGGCACCGCCACCTTCGCGGGCCGGCGCGGCACCACGTACCTGGTGAACAACCACGAGCTCAAGGGCCCCCGCGCCAACTGGGCCCACCCCGTCCCGCTCACCGAGGGCCTGGTCTACGACCCGGCGGCGGCCGGCGGCTGCACGGTCGTCGAGGTGCACCGCGACGGCACCGTCGCCGAGTGGGTCGGCATCGCCGGCACCTCCACCAACTGCGCGGGCGGCCGCACCCCCTGGGGCACCTGGCTCACCTGCGAGGAGACCGAGGACCTGGCCGGCAAGAACGGCATGACCAAGGACCACGGCTACGTCTTCGAGGTCGACCCGCACGACCACCGCGCCAACCGGAACCCGAAGCCGGTCAAGGCCTTCGGCCGCTACGCCCACGAGGCCGTCGTCATCGACCCCAAGCGGGGCCACGCCTACCTCACCGAGGACGCCTCCGGCCCCAACGGCCTGCTCTTCCGCTGGGTCCCGCCGAAGGGCTTCGAGCACGGCCGGGGGCGGCTCGGCACCCTCGCCGACGACGCCGGCGTGCTCCAGGCCTTCAAGTGCTTCGACTCGGCCGGCCGCTTCGTCGACGACCTCTCCCGCGCCACGAAGACCGGCACCGTCTACGGCGTGGACTGGGTCGACGTGCCCGACCGCGACGCCCGCAAGACCCCCGTCCGCAAGCAGTTCGGCCCCGGCGAGGTCACCCGCGCCCGCAAGCTGGAGGGCATGTGGTGGGCCGACGGCGGCACGTACATCGTCTCCTCGTACGCCCGTGAGGAGAGCCCCGGCGCCGCGCACGACGGCCAGGTCTGGTTCTACGACCCCAAGCGCCGCACCCTCACCCTCCAGGTGCTGCTCGGCGTCAACGCGACGCCCGACCAGGACGGCGCCTTCGACGGCCCGGACAACATCACCGTCTCCCCGTACGGCGGCATCGTGATCGCCGAGGACGGCGAGGGCGTCCAGCACCTCTTCGGCGCGACCGAGAGCGGCCGGACCTACCCGATCGCCCGCAACGACCTGAACGACAGCGAGTTCACCGGCGTGGTCTTCTCGCCCGACGGCGACACCCTGTTCGCCAACATCCAGGACCCGGGCATCATGCTCGCCATCACCGGCCCGTGGCGCCGACAGCCCCGTCGCTGA
- a CDS encoding 5-dehydro-4-deoxyglucarate dehydratase produces MTPAPLAERLDGLLFFPVTAFGPDGTVDLDAFRAHVRAGIDAGAGAVFACCGTGEFHALTPEEFRDCVAAAVREAAGRVPVLAGTGYGTALAVRYARLAEEAGADGLLVMPPYLVVADQAGLLRHYTEVAGATALPVIVYQRDNAVLTPETAVALARTDGVIGLKDGLGDLDLMQRIVSAVRAEGLTLRYFNGLPTAELTGLAYRGIGVTLYSSAVFCFAPDLALAFHRALATGDDPTAHRLIDAFYRPLVELRAKGRGYAVSLVKAGVRMAGLDVGEVRPPLSEPRPEHLDELAALVARGRAALARGAR; encoded by the coding sequence GTGACCCCTGCCCCGCTCGCCGAACGGCTCGACGGCCTGCTGTTCTTCCCCGTCACCGCCTTCGGTCCGGACGGCACCGTCGACCTCGACGCCTTCCGGGCCCATGTACGCGCCGGGATCGACGCGGGCGCGGGCGCGGTCTTCGCCTGCTGCGGGACCGGCGAGTTCCACGCCCTCACCCCCGAGGAGTTCCGCGACTGCGTCGCCGCCGCCGTCCGGGAGGCCGCCGGCCGCGTCCCGGTCCTCGCCGGCACCGGCTACGGCACCGCGCTCGCCGTCCGCTACGCCCGGCTCGCCGAGGAGGCGGGCGCCGACGGCCTGCTCGTCATGCCCCCGTACCTGGTAGTGGCGGACCAGGCCGGCCTGCTCCGCCACTACACCGAGGTGGCCGGCGCGACCGCCCTCCCCGTGATCGTCTACCAGCGCGACAACGCGGTCCTCACCCCCGAGACCGCCGTGGCACTGGCCCGCACCGACGGCGTCATCGGCCTCAAGGACGGCCTGGGCGACCTCGACCTGATGCAGCGCATCGTCAGCGCCGTCCGCGCCGAGGGCCTGACCCTGCGCTACTTCAACGGCCTGCCCACCGCCGAACTCACCGGCCTCGCCTACCGGGGGATCGGCGTCACCCTCTACTCCTCCGCCGTCTTCTGCTTCGCCCCCGACCTCGCCCTCGCCTTCCACCGCGCCCTCGCCACCGGCGACGACCCCACCGCCCACCGCCTCATCGACGCCTTCTACCGCCCCCTCGTCGAACTGCGCGCGAAGGGCCGCGGCTACGCCGTCTCGCTCGTCAAGGCGGGCGTGCGGATGGCCGGCCTGGACGTCGGCGAGGTCCGCCCCCCGCTCAGCGAACCCCGCCCGGAGCACCTCGACGAGCTGGCCGCGCTCGTCGCCCGCGGCAGGGCCGCCCTCGCCCGGGGGGCCCGATGA
- a CDS encoding NAD-dependent epimerase/dehydratase family protein translates to MPPAPRTVLLTGAAGGVGTLMRELLPAYGHALRPLDVLPVPGAPDAILADLADRAALREAVRGVDAVIHLAGISLEAGFDALVAANITGLHHLYEAVREEGVPRVVFASSNHAVGFTPRPRRDEPPVPVSTPHRPDTFYGLSKAFGEDLAQYYWDKHGVETVSVRIGSCLPEPESVRMLSTWLSPADCARLFHAALTAPEVGHTVVYGSSANTREWWDLSSARALGYEPKDDSEVFAERIIAERGLPAPGSADDVYLGGHFCEDPPRWTR, encoded by the coding sequence ATGCCCCCCGCTCCCCGCACCGTCCTGCTCACCGGCGCCGCCGGCGGCGTCGGCACCCTGATGCGGGAGCTGCTGCCCGCGTACGGCCACGCGCTGCGCCCGCTCGACGTGCTGCCCGTCCCCGGCGCGCCGGACGCGATCCTCGCCGACCTCGCCGACCGGGCCGCGCTGCGCGAGGCGGTGCGCGGGGTGGACGCCGTGATCCACCTCGCCGGGATCTCCCTGGAGGCCGGCTTCGACGCGCTCGTGGCCGCCAACATCACCGGACTGCACCACCTGTACGAGGCGGTGCGCGAGGAGGGCGTGCCCCGGGTCGTCTTCGCCTCCAGCAACCACGCGGTCGGCTTCACCCCCCGCCCGCGCCGCGACGAGCCCCCCGTCCCGGTCTCCACCCCGCACCGGCCCGACACCTTCTACGGCCTGTCCAAGGCCTTCGGGGAGGACCTGGCGCAGTACTACTGGGACAAGCACGGGGTGGAGACCGTCTCGGTGCGGATCGGCTCCTGCCTCCCCGAGCCGGAGTCCGTGCGGATGCTCTCGACCTGGCTGAGCCCCGCCGACTGCGCCCGGCTGTTCCACGCGGCGCTCACCGCGCCGGAGGTCGGGCACACGGTGGTGTACGGCTCCTCCGCCAACACCCGGGAGTGGTGGGACCTCTCCTCGGCCCGGGCGCTGGGCTACGAACCGAAGGACGACTCCGAGGTGTTCGCGGAACGGATCATCGCGGAGCGGGGGCTCCCGGCCCCGGGCAGCGCCGACGACGTGTACCTGGGCGGGCACTTCTGCGAGGACCCGCCGCGCTGGACGCGCTGA
- a CDS encoding SDR family NAD(P)-dependent oxidoreductase — translation MNLPHNGRRVLVSGASRGLGRAVARAFAAGGDRVAVHYGSREEEARDTLAALEGTGHVLVSGDLADPAEAARVADEAAGGLGGIDVLVNNAAVNLPHPPATTPYEEWVGLWQRHVSVNLLGTAYLSHLAARRMIEAGVPGRIVNIGSRGAFKGEPDHPAYGATKAAVHALGQSLAVALGPHGIGVASVAPGFFATERVAPRLAGPEGAAILAQSPFGRVGTAEEIAAAVHWLASPEAAWASGTVLDLNGASYLRT, via the coding sequence ATGAACCTGCCCCACAACGGCCGGCGCGTTCTGGTCAGCGGTGCCTCGCGCGGCCTGGGCCGCGCGGTGGCCCGCGCCTTCGCGGCCGGCGGCGACCGGGTGGCCGTGCACTACGGCTCGCGCGAGGAGGAGGCCCGCGATACCCTCGCCGCCCTGGAGGGCACCGGCCATGTGCTGGTCTCCGGCGATCTGGCCGACCCGGCGGAGGCCGCCCGGGTCGCGGACGAGGCGGCCGGGGGCCTCGGCGGCATCGACGTCCTGGTGAACAACGCGGCCGTCAACCTGCCGCACCCGCCGGCCACCACCCCGTACGAGGAGTGGGTCGGGCTCTGGCAACGCCACGTCTCGGTGAACCTGCTGGGCACGGCGTACCTCAGCCACCTCGCTGCCCGGCGGATGATCGAGGCCGGCGTACCCGGCCGGATCGTCAACATCGGCTCGCGCGGCGCCTTCAAGGGCGAGCCGGACCACCCGGCCTACGGTGCCACCAAGGCGGCCGTGCACGCCCTGGGCCAGTCGCTGGCCGTGGCGCTCGGCCCGCACGGGATCGGGGTGGCCTCGGTCGCCCCGGGCTTCTTCGCGACCGAGCGGGTGGCGCCCCGGCTCGCGGGGCCCGAGGGCGCGGCGATCCTCGCCCAGAGCCCGTTCGGCCGGGTCGGCACCGCGGAGGAGATCGCGGCGGCGGTCCACTGGCTCGCCTCCCCCGAGGCCGCCTGGGCCTCGGGGACGGTGCTCGACCTCAACGGGGCCTCGTACCTGCGGACCTGA
- a CDS encoding 1-aminocyclopropane-1-carboxylate deaminase, producing the protein MPTIDDFERYPLLFGPSPVHPLQRLTGHLGGATLWAKREDCNSGIAYGGNKTRKLEYLVADALAQGCDTLVSIGGVQSNHTRQVAAVAAHAGLRCVLVQESWVEWPDSVYDKVGNILVSRLAGADVRLVRAEFGIGFKESWERALREVEEAGGKPYAIPAGASDHPLGGLGFARWAYEVAEQERELGVFFDTVVVCSVTGSTQAGMVAGFAALAEEGGRARRVLGVDASAKPVSTHEQITRIARDTAALIGVERTLTAADVELDDRYHAGVYGVPDEATLDAMRLAARTEGMVTDPVYEGKSMAGLVDLVDRGEIGADSTVLYVHLGGQPALNAYSALF; encoded by the coding sequence ATGCCGACGATCGACGACTTCGAGCGCTACCCGCTGCTCTTCGGGCCCTCGCCCGTGCACCCCCTCCAGCGGCTGACCGGCCACCTCGGCGGCGCCACCCTGTGGGCCAAGCGCGAGGACTGCAACTCCGGCATCGCGTACGGCGGGAACAAGACCCGCAAGCTGGAGTACCTGGTCGCCGACGCCCTCGCCCAGGGGTGCGACACCCTGGTCTCCATCGGCGGCGTGCAGTCCAACCACACCCGCCAGGTCGCGGCCGTCGCCGCGCACGCCGGGCTGCGCTGCGTGCTGGTGCAGGAGAGCTGGGTCGAGTGGCCCGACTCCGTCTACGACAAGGTCGGCAACATCCTGGTCAGCCGGCTCGCGGGCGCCGACGTGCGGCTGGTGCGGGCCGAGTTCGGCATCGGGTTCAAGGAGAGCTGGGAGCGGGCGCTGCGCGAGGTCGAGGAGGCCGGCGGCAAGCCGTACGCGATCCCGGCGGGCGCCTCGGACCACCCGCTGGGCGGCCTCGGCTTCGCCCGCTGGGCGTACGAGGTGGCCGAGCAGGAGCGCGAGCTCGGCGTCTTCTTCGACACCGTGGTGGTCTGCTCGGTGACCGGCTCCACCCAGGCCGGGATGGTCGCGGGCTTCGCCGCGCTCGCCGAGGAGGGCGGGCGGGCCCGCCGGGTGCTGGGCGTCGACGCCTCCGCGAAGCCGGTGTCCACCCATGAGCAGATCACCCGGATCGCCCGGGACACGGCCGCCCTGATCGGCGTCGAGCGGACGCTGACCGCCGCCGACGTCGAGCTGGACGACCGCTACCACGCGGGGGTGTACGGCGTCCCCGACGAGGCGACGCTGGACGCGATGCGGCTGGCCGCCCGGACCGAGGGCATGGTCACCGACCCCGTCTACGAGGGGAAGTCGATGGCCGGTCTGGTCGACCTGGTGGACCGGGGCGAGATCGGCGCGGACTCCACCGTGCTCTACGTCCACCTGGGCGGCCAGCCGGCCCTCAACGCGTACAGCGCGCTGTTCTAG